A stretch of Macadamia integrifolia cultivar HAES 741 chromosome 7, SCU_Mint_v3, whole genome shotgun sequence DNA encodes these proteins:
- the LOC122084697 gene encoding cytochrome P450 71A1-like — protein MDMGTLQLQWENSLQGIILHPWSFSLLLFFSLFLILKFSRGSANLPPSPPKLPFIGNIHQLGSLPHRSLRSFSEKYGPLMLFQLGHVPTLVVSSPEMAKEITTTQDVEFANRPALPVPKELCSGGTDLAFSPFDEYWKQIRKICVHDLFSLRRVQSYKSIREEVVSVSLKKIFLACEEGTTVNITDLLFALSNDLICRVAFGRVYQREDEKNSKLWRLVREVSALFGELCVKDIFPLLGWMDTLTGLNGRLKRISKEMHIILDQVVEDHLTKTKDDSLDYDFLDLLLRAQKDPTLSIPLTLADIKAIILDMIIGATNNPAATMIWAMAELVRNPNVMKEAQQEVRRAVGKISKVAEDDISQLPYLNFIIKETMRLYPATPLLLPRESSTGTNIKGYYIPPRTRVFINAWAIQRDPKKWNDPEKFIPERFLNSLVDFQGQHFQFLPFGAGRRGCPGISFGVASLKLVLANLLYWFDWKLPGNAKVEDIDMTEAPGTALHKKTPLNLLPKSYF, from the exons ATGGATATGGGAACTCTGCAGCTGCAATGGGAAAATTCACTACAAGGAATCATTTTGCATCCCTGGTCattctctctacttctcttcttctctcttttcctcattcttaaGTTTAGTAGAGGTTCTGCAAACCTCCCACCATCTCCACCCAAGCTTCCATTTATTGGAAACATTCACCAGTTAGGGTCACTCCCCCACCGCTCCCTTAGATCTTTCTCTGAAAAATATGGGCCCCTCATGCTTTTTCAACTAGGCCATGTCCCAACTCTTGTTGTTTCCTCCCCTGAGATGGCTAAAGAAATCACAACAACCCAAGATGTTGAGTTTGCAAATAGGCCAGCTCTACCTGTCCCTAAGGAGCTCTGCTCTGGAGGAACTGACTTGGCCTTTTCACCCTTTGATGAGTACTGGAAGCAGATAAGAAAAATTTGTGTTCATGATCTTTTTAGTCTCAGAAGGGTTCAATCATACAAGTCTATAAGAGAAGAAGTGGTCTCTGTCAgtttgaagaaaatttttcttgcATGTGAAGAGGGAACTACTGTTAATATAACAGATCTGTTATTCGCTCTATCCAATGACTTGATCTGCAGGGTTGCTTTTGGTAGGGTTTAccaaagagaagatgaaaagaatagCAAGCTTTGGCGTTTGGTAAGGGAGGTTTCTGCCTTATTTGGAGAGTTGTGTGTGAAAGATATCTTCCCATTATTGGGATGGATGGATACATTAACTGGGTTAAATGGGAGGTTGAAAAGGATTTCCAAGGAGATGCATATCATCCTTGATCAAGTTGTTGAAGACCATCTCACTAAAACAAAGGATGATAGCCTTGACTATGATTTCTTAGATCTCTTGCTCCGTGCTCAGAAGGACCCAACTCTTAGCATTCCCCTCACTCTAGCCGATATTAAAGCAATTATtctg GACATGATAATCGGCGCAACTAATAACCCTGCTGCTACGATGATATGGGCAATGGCAGAGCTAGTGAGGAATCCCAATGTGATGAAAGAAGCACAGCAAGAGGTAAGAAGAGCTGTGGGGAAGATATCCAAGGTTGCAGAAGATGATATTTCTCAGCTACCCTACTTAAACTTTATTATTAAAGAAACTATGAGATTATACCCAGCAACCCCCCTATTGCTTCCCCGGGAGTCTAGTACAGGTACCAACATCAAAGGTTACTATATACCTCCTAGAACAAGAGTTTTTATTAATGCATGGGCAATTCAAAGGGACCCCAAAAAATGGAATGATCCAGAGAAATTTATTCCAGAGAGATTTCTTAACAGCCTAGTTGATTTTCAAGGCCAACACTTTCAATTCCTTCCTTTTGGTGCTGGGCGAAGGGGTTGCCCTGGGATTTCTTTTGGAGTGGCATCTCTTAAGTTAGTTCTTGCAAACCTCCTTTACTGGTTTGATTGGAAGTTACCTGGGAATGCAAAAGTGGAGGACATAGACATGACTGAAGCTCCTGGAACAGCATTGCACAAGAAAACTCCTCTTAATCTTCTCCCAAAATCTTatttctga